CTTGcgttgtgggggtgggggaggaaaggagggagggtgTACATATTTGAGGGTTTGCTGAGAGGTTGGGGCTGCTGGATTAGCATCTTCTATCTTCTCTCCTCCACCAGCAGTCCTTGCTGACCCTCCAAGGAACACTTCAGCCAGAACCCCCCCAGGATGCTCGATTTGGCTTTGCCATGGGTGCTCTTCCTGATCTGAACCAAGATGGTTTTGCTGATGTGGCTGTGGGGGCACCTCTGGAGGATGGGCACCAGGGAGCACTGTACCTGTACCATGGAACCCAGAGTGGAGTCAGGCCCCATCCTGCCCAGGTCAGGAGTACCCAAATAAAGCAGGGGCATGGTTGTAGGAAGAGGAGTAGGGGGATGCTCTTTGCTTGTCAATAGTCCCCTTGGCTTGAGACCCAAACTGAACAAGTGCTTTTATTAGTAGGCAAAAACTTAAGGCAGTGGGGTAGAATACAGGTTGCTGAACTAAGAACTCCTGAACACAGGCAAGTTTCTCTTATTCCCAGGACTGATGGGAGGATTATAAAGAGCAAggcatggctgggcgcggtggctcacgtctgtaatcccagcactttgggaggccgaggcaggcggatcacctgaggtcgggagttggagaccagcctggccaacatgatgaaactctactaaaaatacaaaaagttagctgggcctggtggcgcacgcctgtaatcccagctacttggaaggctggggcaggagaattgcttgaacctgggaggcggaggttacagtgagccaagatcacaccattgcactccagcctgggcaacaagagtgaaactccatctcaaaaataaaaaataaaaataaataaataaataaataaaataaataaagtaaaaataaagaaagagcaaGGCAGGAGGCCTGAGAAACTAGGTGTATGGGTCCCTGCCTTagtctcctctctcttcctctcagaGGATTGCTGCTGCCTCCATGCCACATGCCCTCAGCTACTTTGGCCGAAGTGTGGATGGCCGGCTAGATCTGGATGGAGATGATCTGGTCGATGTGGCTGTGGGTGCCCAGGGGGCGGCCATCCTGCTCAGGTGAGGGGTCCCAGCTCAGGTAGCAGTGGACAGCATAGCATAGCTGTTAAAGGCAAGGGCCTTAAAGTCACAGACTGAGATTTGGGTTTCTTGGTCAACTTACTCTGTGCCTCCATtcctagtttaaaaaaatgacaaaatagtaatagtacctaccttataggtttattgtgagggttaaatgagataatccatatAATGATTTTAacacagtgcctagcatataaGTGCCTATTGACGTGAATCtagggccgggtacagtggctcacacctgtaatcccagcactttgggaggccaaggtaagaggatcatttgaggccaggagttcaagaccagcctggccaacatggtgaaaccctgtctctactaaaaatacaaaaaattatctgagcatggtggtgggcgccagtaatcccagctactcgggaggctgaggcaggagaatcacttgaacccaggaggcagaggttgcagtgagctgagatcgccccactgcactccagcctgggccacagagtgagctccatctcaaaaaaaaaaaaaaaaagatcaatgacATGAATCTATTATCTTACTTCTGTCAGAGGGCTCCCGGGGAGGGTGACATATGCATTCAGCCCCTCCTTCTTTGTTTTAACCATGGAGTAGCAAACACTGGGCTTGCGCTTCTCAAGGGCTTACCTCCTACTGATAGAATTTCTTTTCCACACTGTTCCCAGCTCCCGGCCCATTGTCCATCTGGCCCCGTCACTGGAGGTGACCCCACAGGCCATCAGTGTGGTTCAGAGGGACTGTAGGCGGCGAGGccaggaggcagtctgtctgacTGCAGCCCTCTGCTTCCAAGTGACCTCCCGTACTCCTGGTCGCTGGGATCGCCGATTCTGTGAGTGACTAAAGCGCATCACAGGCAACTCTCAATTCCTTGCCTGCCTTCCTCACTAGACCCCTTTCCACCCTCACTCTTGCCTCCTTCATTCAGACATGAGGTTCACAGCATCACTGGATGAATGGACGGCTGGGGCACGTGCAGCATTTGATGGCTCTGGCCAGAGGCTGTCCCCTCGGAGGCTCCGGCTCAGTGTGGGGAATATCACTTGTGAGCAGCTACACTTCCATGTGCTGGTAAGGAGAGGGCAGGAACTGAGAATGAGGAGAAGTCTGGGTCAGAGGAGGAATTTCAGCTGGATCAGCAAGAAAGCCAAAGCCGGGAGAACGAGATGATTCAGACTTTGGAGTCAGGGctgatctgggtttgaatcctagctgTGCCATTTACCACCTATGAATTCTGGCAAGTCCAaccctcagttttcttgtctgcaaaggggtgataataataataactatatcATAGGAgttgtattaaaattaaatttagtaaTACAGTTAAGATCTTAGGACAGTGCCCAACACACAGAAAATACTTCATAAATGATCACTACAATTATCACATGATCCTTGACTCTGTGACTCTGTTTTCCTTCAGGATACGTCAGATTACCTCCGGCCTGTGGCCTTTACTGTGACCTTTGCCTTGGACAATACCACAAAGCCAGGGCCTGTGCTGGATGAGGGCTCACCCACCTCTATACAAAAGCTGGTCAGCAGTGCCATGCCCTGCCCCTTGCCCCCAACActgccctctttcttttttttttttttttttgagacggagtctcactctgtcgcccaggctggagtgcagtggcgcgatctcggctcactgcaagctccgcctcccgggttcacgccattctcctgcctcagcctcccgagtagctgggactacaggcgcccacaaccgcgcccggctaattttttgtatttttagtagagacggggtttcaccgtggtctcgatctcctgaccttgtgatccgcccgcctcggcctcccaaagtgctgggattacaggcgtgagccaccgcgcccggctgccctCTTTcaagagaaaagggagggagaagacaTGAGATCATGGTGAAATCTGACCTGGGATCCTCGAATAAAAATATGCCCacttttgtcttttcacttttcccCTATTCTATTCCTTTCCTCCTTGCTTCCCTCTCAACCCTTAGgcccttccctttcttccaggTCCCCTTCTCAAAGGATTGTGGCCCTGACAATGAATGTGTCACAGACCTGGTGCTTCAAGTGAATATGGACATCAGAGGCTCCAGGTTGGATGGACATGTACTGGGCAAACCAGGGTGACCTGAGACAGACTGGAAGGGACTCGAAGGGAGCTGGGGGTAGGGGGTTGTTTCTTACCCATGATAACAAAAGTGAGACTTTTGGCACTCCCCTCCTTCAACTCCTGGTCTCTCCCTCATTCATCATTCCCAGGAAGGCCCCATTTGTGGTTCGAGGTGGCCGGTGGAAAGCGCTGGTATCTGCAACTctggaaaacaggaaggaaaatgCTTACAATACTAGCCTGAGTCTCATCTTCTCTAGAAACCTCCACCTGGCCAGTCTCACTCCTCAGGTGCCCTTGGAGGAGGGGGtgtgggagaaggaaagaaaggaggaggaagaaggttGGGGTACTGGCCTCAGCTGTGAGGTGTTCTAGAGAATGGCTCAGTGTTTAGAGGCTGTGGGTAGGACAGCAGTTGCAGCCCCAGCTCCAGCTTCCATCTCCATTCCCCTGCCCTCAGAGAGACAGCCCAATAAAGGTGGAATGTGCAGCCCCTTCTACTCATGCCAGGCTCTGCATTGTGGGGCATCCTGTCTTCCAGACTGGAGCCAAGGTGAGTTGGGGTCTAGGATGAAAAGGAGGCTCTAGGAGGGCAGAGGCTGGGATCTGAGGGTCCTGGGACTTCAGGGAAGGAGGCACACAAGGGCTCCTGTTCCTCTGTAGTTGTTCCATGAGAAAGACTCTACCATTACCCCGTGTCCCCTGCCCCTAGGTGACCTTTCTGCTTGAGTTCGAGTTTAGCTGCTCCTCTCTCCTGAGCCAAGTCTTCGTGAAGCTGACTGCCAGCAGGTGAGAATGAGGGAACTTTCTTCTAGACCTCTCCTCCTACTGAGTCTTGactggaggggtggggaggaacaACACTGATTCCTCTATTAGCAGAGAAGGGCGTCTTCTGAGGAGGGGTTGAGATGTGAGCCTCTCCCCTCTGACCCTACAGTGACAGCCTGGAGAGAGATGGAACCCTTCAAGATAACACAGCCCAGACCTCAGCCCACATCCAATATGAGCCCCATCTCCTCTTCTCTAGGTAGGCCCAGCTTCTAGGTGGGACCCAGTTCTCACTTCACACTCACACCCTTATGCTGCTTCCCTCCCTTTCCATGTGCCTCAGTGTTTCCCAAAACCCAAGCCCTTGCGGCTGCTCAGTCTTTTTGCCCTTAATCCTATTCATGCTGAACCTTCCCTTTTAAGCATCTTACTTTCCTAGGTATAAGGTTTTGCCAGGCCTTGGGCACTGGAGCTGGGATGAGGGGATGTGGGATGTAGCCACAAAGCTTGCATTGTCTGTGTCATGTTCTACTTCTGTCTTCTGCATGTACCCCCATCTCTTTATCCATGTGCTGGCCCTGCCTCCTCTGAATCCATGTCTGTGTGCTGATCATGTGCCCTGTGTCTGTGTCATGGCTGTGACCATGTACTTCCTGACTTGGTGTTCACACAGTGAGTCTACCCTGCACCGCTATGAGGTTCACCCATATGGGACCCTCCCAGTGGGTCCTGGCCCAGAATTCAAAACCACTCTTAGGGTGAGAAGCTGGAGGGGTCTTGGCATGAAGGGGAGGTGGGAGAACAGCAGCTTTGTGGGAAAAGGATTGGAAGGGTCTCTCTTGGATTTTAATGGTATCTAGGGTGAAGGGGAACAGATGAGGAAGGGCCTTCCATCTCCCACTTCTTACTATTCCCAACCTTCCTCTTAGGTTCAGAACCTAGGCTGCTATGTGGTCAGTGGCCTCATCATCTCAGCCCTCCTTCCAGCTGTAGCCCATGGGGGCAATTACTTCCTATCACTGTCTCAAGTCATCACTAACAATGTGAGTCTGGTCTAGGAGGGCATGGAGTCCTGCCCCCTTGAGCTGGTGGACTCACTGAAGCTGGACACCAGACCAGCTCCCTATCTGTTGGGCTGCTACTCTTGGGGCTCCTCTCTCTGGGGGGGGGGCTTTCTTTTCACACATGTGGCTTATTTGGGAGAATAAAAAGGGATTATAAGGGGAAGAACTGCAAGGTGTGGGTATGTTCCAGCTCAGCCTTTAGTGGCTAGCCCCACCCCATCAGGAGGGTCTTTCAAGTTGGATCTTCCCCTAGGCAAGCTGCACAGTGCAGAATCTGACTGAACCCCCAGCATCCCCTGTGCATCCAGAGGAGCTTCAACACACAAACAGACTGGTATGAGTCACAAGGGGGTGTCGGAGTGGGAATGCAAGTGGAGTTGGGTGCCCTGGACAAGGGGGTAGGAACTGGAGCGGAGAGGAAGGGATCTTTCCACCCCAGGGTCTGATCTGGAGTGGGAATGAAAATGGAGTCAGGTGCCTTGGGACAAGACTGTGTGAACTAGAGGTGGGGAAAGAGGATCTTTCCACCACAGAGTCCtgatctgtctgtctctctctcttctgttaGAATGGGAGCAATACTCAGTGTCAGGTGGTGAGGTGCCACCTTGGGCAGCTGGCAAAGGGGACCGAGGTCTCTGTTGGACTATTGAGGCTGGTTCACAATGAATTTTTCCGAAGAGTAAGCCTTTCCTTTTCTACTACTCCCCTCTTTTGCTCCTTTCTGGAACTTTAGCATAGGTTTTGGAGGTAGACAGACCCATGTTCAAGTTTCACTTTTGCCTCTTACTAGCTATTTGACCACGAGCAAGTTATTTCATCTCCCTAAGCCTCTTTTTCCTAATCTCTAAAAGGGGAAGATAATACCAATTTCATGGGGTTGttataaagaataaatgaataatgagCTGGACATATGGTGAACACAAGTTATTATCCTTGTATTTTCCTCCACTGACCATTCCTTAGTGCTGTATCAATCAACATTTACAGGATACCTACATTTAATCAGTTAATAATCCATCAAGTGCCTATTACGTAAAAGGCCCTGTATTAGGCTGACACTGAGGAGAATATCTCCAACATTTAGCCCCCATGCCTAACTCATTGTAGGTGCTTAATATatttttgctaaatgaatgaataattgatATTACATGCAGGATTTGCATTGGGGAGCAGTGGGAAGTAAGATTGTATAGGCGAGAGGGATCTAGATTATGAAAGGCCTTTGAATCCAGGGAGAAATTGAACTTAATATGACAGGTAGTGAGGAGTCAGTGTGAGTTCCTCCTGGGCAGGGGAATGGCATCTTAATTG
This DNA window, taken from Macaca mulatta isolate MMU2019108-1 chromosome 1, T2T-MMU8v2.0, whole genome shotgun sequence, encodes the following:
- the ITGA10 gene encoding integrin alpha-10 isoform X3, with amino-acid sequence MILAPQVSAPPLTWMNITHAYSQGHQKLNLDTVSYNILGVDSDGCPTYMDVVIVLDGSNSIYPWSEVQTFLRRLVGKLFIDPEQIQVGLVQYGESPVHEWSLGDFRTKEEVVRAAKNLSRREGRETKTAQAIMVACTEGFSQSHGGRPEAARLLVVVTDGESHDGEELPAALKTCEAGRVTRYGIAVLGHYLRRQRDPSSFLREIRTIASDPDERFFFNVTDEAALTDIVDALGDRIFGLEGSHAENESSFGLEMSQIGFSTHRLKDGILFGMVGAYDWGGSVLWLEGGHHLFPPRMALEDEFPSALQNHAAYLGYSVSSMLLRGGRRLFLSGAPRFRHRGKVIAFQLKKDGAVRVAQSLQGEQIGSYFGSELCPLDTDRDGTTDVLLVAAPMFLGPQNKETGRVYVYLVGQQSLLTLQGTLQPEPPQDARFGFAMGALPDLNQDGFADVAVGAPLEDGHQGALYLYHGTQSGVRPHPAQRIAAASMPHALSYFGRSVDGRLDLDGDDLVDVAVGAQGAAILLSSRPIVHLAPSLEVTPQAISVVQRDCRRRGQEAVCLTAALCFQVTSRTPGRWDRRFYMRFTASLDEWTAGARAAFDGSGQRLSPRRLRLSVGNITCEQLHFHVLDTSDYLRPVAFTVTFALDNTTKPGPVLDEGSPTSIQKLVPFSKDCGPDNECVTDLVLQVNMDIRGSRKAPFVVRGGRWKALVSATLENRKENAYNTSLSLIFSRNLHLASLTPQRDSPIKVECAAPSTHARLCIVGHPVFQTGAKVTFLLEFEFSCSSLLSQVFVKLTASSDSLERDGTLQDNTAQTSAHIQYEPHLLFSSESTLHRYEVHPYGTLPVGPGPEFKTTLRVQNLGCYVVSGLIISALLPAVAHGGNYFLSLSQVITNNASCTVQNLTEPPASPVHPEELQHTNRLNGSNTQCQVVRCHLGQLAKGTEVSVGLLRLVHNEFFRRAKFKSLMVVSTFELGTEEGSVLQLTEASRWSESLLEVVQTRPILISLWILIGSVLGGLLLLALLVFCLWKLGFFAHKKIPEEEKREEKLEQ